tctgtttttcagaaaagaCGCGCAGGCAAAAGTCTCCGTCCTTGTTGGCTTCGAAGGTGGACGGCACGACGAGGTACTCCCCAGGAGGCAGCTTGAAGCGCGTGCAGACCTCTCTTAGATTAATGAAAGTCTCTGAGCGAGCTTTCTGAGCGTGCGTCAGGAAGAAGTTCTTATCGAGGTGCACTTCACGCTGACCGTGAAACTGACAGAGACAGAGGCCAATCGGTAAGCCAGAAGTTAACACCATGACTGATCAAGAGAAATGCCTTCGTAGTTTAACTCTTACCTGTGAAGGTAACTGTGgaagcaaacaaaaagaaatcttGGCGTTATATGAATTGAATCTGAGGGTTCTACTGAATTAATTATGTTCAGTTCCTCTCCATACATCATAACGACAATGTTAAGATACTCCTGGTGTCTCCACCGACCTCATAAATGGCAAAGCCGATTGTGTGCATGTCCTCTCCAGATTTCCTCAGACGCCGCCGGTTCTTCTGGATCAAACCCACCACGAAACTGCAGCCTACCTCGTTATCACCTGGATCATCATCTTCTTCGTTCAGCTTAATCACATACTGAGGATTCATCCAGAATGTGTCTGAGGGGCAATGAATAGGTTCTGTCAGCAGGATTATTAAAGAAACCAAACCAACCAAACTTCAGATGGTTTGAGATTGAGATAAAATACGCAAAACTACAATAGAAACTCatttattgaatgttttaatcAAAGTTGCATCGAATAAAGCACCGTTTCCATCCAACAAGATGAagtgaacaaaatcatcacTTCCTGATAATTTGACATACAAACATTTGCTTCAGTAGGAGAAGCCAttgtggttttttttgcatgaataaCTTGTGCAGACATGAGGTAATTTAGGAGGTAATTATAGTGGTTCAGGCAGTAATGCAATTGCATTGCGCAAAGTCACGTTTTTGTTGTGAATTGAGGAATTTATTCTGTTATTGTGTgtacatgttgttgttttttagcatAGTTTTCTTATtggataaattttttttacattatgcgCATCTTTGTGCTTCCATTCAGTATTTTTATGCAGTATACCAAAATgccaatatgtaaaaaaaaatgtaatgcgcAAAAAAACACTTGATGAATGGGTGTAGTCGCCAGCAATATTACCAAACAAACTAAACTGAACTTCGAAAGACTAAAATgctgctaaaatattaaaatgggaATTAGCAAAACTTGTGCACTCAACCGAGGGGgacaatttaaatgaactgaaccACAAAAAAGGATCTGATTCCCAATGCCTGATGGTgtgtgttggtgttttttgtgcTCACAAGGGTTGTTTCTGCAGCCTCCAGCGGTGGAGCCTTTCCTCCATGTGCCGTCGTGGTTGGTCACGGCCCAGTGTTTAACCGAATCGCTGGTGATGGCATCCGGCGTCAGGGTGCAGATCTCAATACGAGAGTATTGGCTGAGAAAATCTGTGAATGACATCCTgaacagacagagaaaacagaaacGTCAAAAACAAGCGTCAAGATTACGCTAAATCTAGATCCATAGATAAAGACGTTTGTGAGCGCACCAAAATTCTCCATCTTCGGCGCTGGCGTTCGGCCGCTCCGAAGAGATGTTGTTCCACTCGGATGaactaaatgaaagaaaaaataaacaatttagaTTACTATCGGTGATGCTACCGTTTCCACATTCGTGCCACAATATATccattaaaacgtaaaaaaagaaTTGAGCGTAATTCACAGAGTTCATATATTAGTCAAGATTTCTTGCATCCTTGGTTTCAGTTGTTCCTTAACTTTTTTGCAAATTTAGATTGAAGTTATTGGCGAATCATGATTTGTTCGTAAAGATGTTTGTGTGCAGAATACTCATTGTCAGCGAATGAGACCCACAGtttttcatcatattttcaTTAACAGTTTAAACCTTAAAACCTTACCCATCGCTCCAGGCTCCGGTCCACTCCACCTGCCCCCAAGGGTTGCGCATGCGAACCAGTTTCTCCCTGCGGCCACGATAGTTCACCTGAAGCAAAGCAgaatgtactatatatataacgtaaaaatctataattaaaaaaagaggccTCTATACGTACCTCGGTCGCCCCGGTGAGCGAGTAAGCGTGGCCTTTCACCAGCTTCTGACGGGTGACGGCTTCTGAATCAGCCGCACTAGTGATCTACgtcacagaattaaaaataaaacaggaaaatcTGAAAATGGGAGGGGCTTATGACCTAAAAGTGATTGCTGATtggtcaaataataataaacttataCTGGCAGAGGAACCTCACATCAATGGAGCAGCCCAGCAAAGCACCAGCCTCCAGGGCTTTCTGGATGATCTGAAACATGTTGGAAGGAGCTTTGCTCAGCTCGTAGCTCTCAGCGATGCCTCCGGTGAAATCCTCGAAACCCTCGCTGGTGGATCCTCCAGACAGAGCTTCGTAACACCCATTAACCCTGCCAGAGAccataaaacatgaacattACATGCACGCACATGTCTGTCAGCTCGGGTTgagaaactatttaaaacacaCTGTTAAACAATCTCATTTAGTGAAACTAAGTTAATAGTTGTTTCACACATATGAATGTCTATGAAAAGGATGGAGCTCCATTTAGGGTTTATGAAATGACTTCCTTCTCTTTTATGTCATGGTCAAATATTTACTGAGTGGTTAACCTTTCATTCACTACAAATAACTGCCTATAGATGTGCTGTAGTAATCACATGTCTTTCCAAATCCAAAAATGGCGTTGTGGTGccaaattattgaataaaatcattatttttgttttctttccatacaaaaatgtattctcatacatatttttgtaggccaaaacCCAGAAAGAAGTTAGCGTTTTTGATTTCATGATCCTGAAGTCAGTGGATTGTTTGAATGGGCTTTTAAGGTACGTGACGAACACAAGCTCAACATGTgctcatgttttcttttcttctataaaataaaacgcattagTAAGAATAATTGTGATAAAACACGAACGCTTTATACAGTTTTGTTTGTCACATAGCCAATGCAAAAATCCGACTGggttttgtttaaaagaattCGGTTGACGTTTAATTACGGCTTGCCATACACAAGCATGTCATCACTGCAGCACTGCTTTTCACCCCTACTATAAATGTTCTCTTATGACATCGCCACTAGTGGGCGGGGCCATTCCCACTGTTCACATGAGGGTTCCAAAATTAGTTTGGTCACTGGCTGTAAAAGCATTATTGGACACAACAAATGCCACCAACAACAGCTGATTCATTATGTGCTCAGATGGCAATGATGAATGCTAAAGAATGAGAGTAAGAGAGAGATATATAGCTAGGAAGTTCAAGCTACTTTAAAGATGGTGAGAACTAAGTTAAAAACATGCCACAAAAAATGACACACCCTTATTCCAGGAATACACCTGCTGTAGGTAACACCTGCCGAACCTGTATGCAAACTTAATTAACGTCCAGATCCGTCCAACCAGAACGTCCAAACAGAACGTGTAGaccttcttattttttttttgcgctaATCTTTTAATTCATGTAAAAGTCTCcaaatgacaaattaaaccGGGAGTAATCATTCAAATCGATTGACCTTCCTAACGAAAACAAAAGGGAGTAACTTGTTGTTCATTCCTAAAGAGTAGGTTCCACGAACAAGTCGAGGTAGTTCgcaagaaaacaacacactaaCTTCGCATAGGCCTTCTCCAGCAGGGCGCTCCAGAACTCGTTTCCCTCGGCGGAGTGAACAAAAACCAGTTCGCCGTCTTTCACCGGCAGCCGGTCATCGATGACGACATCCACCCACTCCCCAAACTGCCAGAACTAAAGGATAAAGGTGAGGAGTACAGACTTGCATTACATGTTTAATCTAAAAAGTGTGTGAAACTTCTAAGACAAGCATATACAAGCGTGAAATATTACTGCATTGAAATTAGAAAGCAAAAAGCAACTTTTTGGAGACTTGTTGGACATGAACTATGTATTATGATGGCTTTTAGACATATACTAtgatattattgtgttttttggtCGTGTGTTGTGGtatttaaacgttttttaaagaagcaacttttgctcaccaaagctgcatttatttgatcaaatatacagtaaaactgtaatattgtgaactatttttagtttaacttaactgttttcttttgaatatattttataatgtaaattgttCCTGTGATACAAAGTTGAATTTcgagcatcattacttcagtgtcacgcaGCGTCTTACAGTATTACCGTGTTTATTTGTTACGGCAATATACTGTTTTCTGTGCATTCATTACGATAATACCATAATACCCTGATAATACAGAcgtattcttaaaaaaatactttgaggTAGCATGTAAACATAATGGCATATGATTACAGTTTCCACAATGAATACCATCAATGTACCATGGTGCCACCACAGTATTTTTAAGGAGtggcatacattttttataatactaATACAGTTATAAAAAGCACTGAGCAATAACCCACTGCACAAAAAAATGTCCACGCTGTCTATTAGCAAACCAATGAATGTGTTTTGCAACATCTATAAGGCTAAGTGACACGTTTACTTTCGTAGATACCTGGAAATGGAAGATTCCTGCATAATTGTCACTAAAGCTTTGTCCATTGGGCACCACTCGCGCCAGAACATCTTCATTCAGGGTCAGAGAGGCAATGGCCGCTAGCAGCCAGCAGTCACCTGAGAGACAACGAGACAGGAAGTGAGACTGAGTTTACGACCGTTCTGTGGCCTGTCGCTAAAACAGCCAGATGCAGGCTTTCAGAAAGATCTTCTGATGCGAAAAAGAAGTCACCTAGTATTACACTTGCATTCAGAATGCAAAATGAAACTATTTATAAGCCGACATTCAAAGCACCCGCAGACAAGCAAGAACAGGCACATTTTAAAGGACTCACGGGGGAACTCATGATCGAACCAGGCAGCCAATGGGCGCCGCTGTGGTTTTCGTGTCACGCCGAAGTGGTGAGCTGCAAATGTCGAGGCAGCACACGCATGTAGAAAATGCAGAGACTTGAGTCTGCCCTCCTCAAAAGACAATAGGCTGCTTTTCCTGCTGCCTGACACATGTGTCGCATTAAGAGTCCGTGTGTGTTTCCAATCGAGATTTACGGGAGAAATGCAGCCAAGTTCTTCTCTGTTTAACTGCGGCCTTTAATAACGAAAGCAGTTGTGCGCAAAATCCCTCAGGATAGGTTTGGATGGTTTGTATTATGCGTTTGGCTCAGCCATTGAGTTAGCGGTGAACACGACGAACAGGAAGGAATAAGGCAAATTAAGTGAGGTTAGGTACTAAAGGGGAGGGTAAAGTTAACAAAGCTACTAGTTTAAGGTTAGACAATGTACACGGAGGTAAAAAACAGAGCTAGCTCGGCAGTTTTTACtagtttttgctattttaaaaaaggagatAATCTACTACAGACTAATTATGTGTTACAGTGCAACTGCTTGCAGAcgttttcaaaacacaaatccaATAACTGCACACACGAAATCCAAGCATCTCTTGCAAAAGAGATTACAGACACATTTCAAAAGCAAACACATTTGCCATTATGTTATATTTTCGGATATACCATACACAgttattcaaaacctaaagctCTTTTTTCATAAGCTCCTGCGTGCATTTCTCTTCAAGATCGAAGTTAATTGGTAGAGAGATGAAAAATGCATGATTGAAAACAAACTTTTGCAAGCATTAGCGGCTGTGAATACAGTATTACACAACTAGATGAAGCGGAGGTCGAACAAGCGGTTTCATTTTTGATCCGAGAAGTGCGTCGCGAAGCGACCGAGAATATATAACTTGATCTGTGACCTATTTATATTATAGGCCTATTCTAAAGCCGCGATTGGTGGATGTTAAGTAAGGTACGCAGTGTTCGCACATGTGAGGAATTAGTTTGAGGTACTGATGAGTTTTGATTGGTTgtgtttgaaacagaaatcaagATACTTCCTGTTAGGTATTTGTGCGTTACCTAGATCattttgtgttgtattttgCAAAAAGCGTTTTATGAGTCAAAGTCAAGATTAGAGAGAATTAGCATGTGGTTTTGCAGAtttggtgtgtgtttctggTATTTGAGTGTTAGGTGTCAGAAATTATGTGTCAAGTATTTATTTAGCGtttaagcagttaaaaaaaactgtattgtattatttattgatatttttaagcttttatttttttgatgttcagtttttgtttgttttttttagtttatgtttCGGTCAGTTTTGTTGTAGttcactttatttaattaatttcattttagttttagctttttatttgtttcttggCAACATTTCTAATCTGTACTCttcaaataatgtttcttttttaatttatttcagcttaTTTCAGTTTGAGAAAAAATTTTGCCTAGTTTGAGTTAACAATAACCACCCTGGAATGAGCACTATAAGTTAAAAGCATCCTTCAAATGCTGACCCACCCTTTTTCTATGaattacattgtgtgtgtgtgtgtgtgtgtgtgtgtgtgtgtgtgtgtgtgtgtttgttcacaaTGTTCACAAGGAACTTAACTCATTGTTAAGACTTCGTGGAAATAATAATAGGTTTCACCacagttttaattaatgaaattagcGAGTTAGATAACGCATAAATGAACGCCACTATCATAAACATTCAAGAAACAAAccaacttgttttctttcttggtTCAGTCAATTGAAAGCATAAATCTAATTTTAGTAGTTACTTTTTAGTTAAAGCCTCTTCGTTGTCGCTTACGTACTACATCTGTGACTTACGTACAGATTTAGAGCCCGAAACAGCACTAATAAAGTACTCTTTAAGATTTAGGAGAGCATCCTAGAGCAAAAGTAGCATAACTTTTGCTTTCCGTTTAAAGTAATTAAGTAAATTAGTTACCTTTTTTGAAAAAATCATGCAGTGAAGCACATAATAGAACATTTTTACAACGTTGATTGTGCCATGGCAGGCAACGGGCTAATTTTCTGGTTTGAGGAGGTTGAAACGTTAAGCTGACTTACAGATATCCCGTGTTTGAAGTATTAATTTAAGGAGAAGAGGTCGAGAAGGAATCTGTGACTCAGTAAATTGCGTTGTTTGCTCGGAGACACCACCTGCATAACGAACAGATTCTTCACATCTAGTCAAACCAGAAGGACCGACAGAGAACCTCAGCATGTGCTCCTTGCAGGTAGATTAATATTTCTAATCTTTTACCCAGAGCTCCTTGACAGATATCCGTCCGTGTGGCTCCGCCGACGATGAATTGTGGATTTGAGCACAGCTcctgcaaaacacacagacagaaccccctttgaaatgtaaaatgaggCTAATAATGCTGAAAAGGACAGCATATAGACACCAAAACAGCGAGATTAAACTAACACGTGGGTCATAGATgatcataaaacatatttagttaGCTCTGTTAGAACAGCATCTGTTGATCTGAAAGCCTGGTGATTAAACAGAATAAACAGAAATCGGATCGAGTAACCATAGCGACAGCACGCCGGTCGAATTATTATCGCTGTTGGTCGTAAACAAGACGTTATACAGGTTTGTGACTTTGTGCCACATTTATAGCAGCAGCCAGCAGTACGctatatgggtcaaaattagcTGTAGACTTAAACATATGTATTAAGTAAAGTTTTCCATTCTgcaaacttcatttttgattagtaatatgcattgctaagtaTTTCATTTCAGGCGATTT
This window of the Puntigrus tetrazona isolate hp1 chromosome 22, ASM1883169v1, whole genome shotgun sequence genome carries:
- the LOC122327288 gene encoding calpain-2 catalytic subunit-like isoform X2 — encoded protein: MSGVASTLAKKRAQAAGFGTNANASKYLNQDYEALRRQSLGAGTLFSDPYFPAAPESLGFKELGPSSYKTRGITWKRPRELCSNPQFIVGGATRTDICQGALGDCWLLAAIASLTLNEDVLARVVPNGQSFSDNYAGIFHFQFWQFGEWVDVVIDDRLPVKDGELVFVHSAEGNEFWSALLEKAYAKVNGCYEALSGGSTSEGFEDFTGGIAESYELSKAPSNMFQIIQKALEAGALLGCSIDITSAADSEAVTRQKLVKGHAYSLTGATEVNYRGRREKLVRMRNPWGQVEWTGAWSDGSSEWNNISSERPNASAEDGEFWMSFTDFLSQYSRIEICTLTPDAITSDSVKHWAVTNHDGTWRKGSTAGGCRNNPYTFWMNPQYVIKLNEEDDDPGDNEVGCSFVVGLIQKNRRRLRKSGEDMHTIGFAIYELPSQFHGQREVHLDKNFFLTHAQKARSETFINLREVCTRFKLPPGEYLVVPSTFEANKDGDFCLRVFSEKQTETLPCDDPVDAELPDETVSDSQVDSGFRGMFVKLAGADMEISASELSTILNKIIAKRTDIKTDGFSLETCRVMVNLMDDSGNGKLGLGEFATLWKKIQRYLGIYKKNDMDNSGTISTPELRLALKEAGFTLNNTIFQLLVARYGEADMTLDFDNFVACLMRLEMMFRVFKKLDPHKSGFIEMDFQQWLNFTMI
- the LOC122327288 gene encoding calpain-2 catalytic subunit-like isoform X1, with translation MSGVASTLAKKRAQAAGFGTNANASKYLNQDYEALRRQSLGAGTLFSDPYFPAAPESLGFKELGPSSYKTRGITWKRPRELCSNPQFIVGGATRTDICQGALGGVSEQTTQFTESQIPSRPLLLKLILQTRDICDCWLLAAIASLTLNEDVLARVVPNGQSFSDNYAGIFHFQFWQFGEWVDVVIDDRLPVKDGELVFVHSAEGNEFWSALLEKAYAKVNGCYEALSGGSTSEGFEDFTGGIAESYELSKAPSNMFQIIQKALEAGALLGCSIDITSAADSEAVTRQKLVKGHAYSLTGATEVNYRGRREKLVRMRNPWGQVEWTGAWSDGSSEWNNISSERPNASAEDGEFWMSFTDFLSQYSRIEICTLTPDAITSDSVKHWAVTNHDGTWRKGSTAGGCRNNPYTFWMNPQYVIKLNEEDDDPGDNEVGCSFVVGLIQKNRRRLRKSGEDMHTIGFAIYELPSQFHGQREVHLDKNFFLTHAQKARSETFINLREVCTRFKLPPGEYLVVPSTFEANKDGDFCLRVFSEKQTETLPCDDPVDAELPDETVSDSQVDSGFRGMFVKLAGADMEISASELSTILNKIIAKRTDIKTDGFSLETCRVMVNLMDDSGNGKLGLGEFATLWKKIQRYLGIYKKNDMDNSGTISTPELRLALKEAGFTLNNTIFQLLVARYGEADMTLDFDNFVACLMRLEMMFRVFKKLDPHKSGFIEMDFQQWLNFTMI